A genomic stretch from Cloacibacterium caeni includes:
- the ribA gene encoding GTP cyclohydrolase II, which translates to MITLQAESLVPTDFGNFRVMAFSDSEKDWMPHIALVAENTDFSKPINVRFHSECITGEVFHSKKCECGQQLDAAMKFIQENGGIIVYLRQEGRNIGIINKLKAYALQEKGLDTVQANLQLGLPADDRDFNVAIEILKLLDVKEINLLTNNPDKIKFVENSEIHLNKRIPLQMEANENSKEYLKTKKEYFGHLLDDETEK; encoded by the coding sequence ATGATAACATTACAGGCAGAATCATTAGTTCCTACCGATTTTGGAAACTTTAGAGTAATGGCTTTTTCGGATAGTGAAAAAGACTGGATGCCTCATATTGCTTTGGTTGCAGAAAATACAGATTTTTCTAAACCTATCAATGTTCGTTTTCACTCAGAATGTATTACTGGAGAAGTTTTCCATTCTAAAAAATGTGAATGCGGTCAGCAGTTAGATGCAGCCATGAAATTTATTCAAGAAAACGGAGGCATTATCGTTTATCTTCGCCAAGAAGGTAGAAATATTGGCATTATCAATAAGCTCAAAGCTTACGCATTACAAGAAAAAGGACTAGATACCGTTCAAGCGAATCTTCAATTAGGACTTCCTGCCGATGATAGAGATTTTAATGTAGCCATTGAAATTTTAAAATTATTAGACGTAAAAGAAATCAATCTTTTAACGAATAATCCTGATAAAATAAAATTTGTAGAAAACAGTGAAATTCATCTCAATAAAAGAATTCCACTTCAGATGGAAGCCAATGAAAACAGCAAAGAATATCTGAAAACTAAAAAAGAATATTTCGGCCATCTTCTAGATGACGAAACAGAAAAATAA
- the deoD gene encoding purine-nucleoside phosphorylase: MSVHISAKKGEIAKTVLQPGDPLRAKYIADNFLEDVKLVSKTRNIFYFTGLYKGKEISVGASGMGVPSIGIYSYELFTEYDVDTIIRIGTCGGYTTDLNVFDLINVDGAASESTYAKFAWEMDEEIMYHQGKAFDVINETAKELALETKAANIHTSDVFYRKTPGIPAIAEKYNCPAVEMEAFALFANAKHLGKNAATILTVSDIIPTGEEISADQRETALRTMMTLALESGIKL, translated from the coding sequence ATGAGTGTTCACATCAGTGCCAAAAAAGGCGAGATTGCAAAAACGGTATTACAGCCAGGAGATCCTTTAAGAGCTAAATACATCGCAGATAATTTTCTAGAAGATGTAAAATTGGTAAGCAAGACCAGAAATATTTTTTATTTTACAGGTTTGTATAAAGGAAAAGAAATTTCTGTAGGAGCAAGTGGAATGGGAGTGCCAAGTATTGGGATTTATTCTTACGAATTATTTACAGAATATGATGTAGATACCATTATCAGAATTGGGACTTGTGGTGGATATACTACAGATCTTAACGTTTTTGACCTGATAAATGTAGATGGAGCCGCAAGTGAATCTACTTATGCTAAATTTGCTTGGGAAATGGATGAAGAAATCATGTATCACCAAGGAAAAGCTTTTGACGTAATTAATGAAACGGCTAAAGAATTAGCTCTTGAAACTAAAGCGGCAAATATTCACACCAGTGATGTTTTCTACAGAAAAACACCAGGAATTCCTGCCATTGCAGAGAAATATAATTGTCCAGCAGTAGAAATGGAAGCTTTCGCACTTTTTGCTAATGCTAAACATTTAGGGAAAAATGCAGCAACGATTTTGACGGTTTCAGATATTATTCCAACAGGTGAAGAAATTTCTGCAGACCAAAGAGAAACTGCTCTTAGAACCATGATGACTCTGGCTCTAGAAAGCGGAATTAAACTTTAA
- a CDS encoding DUF4292 domain-containing protein, whose product MKNYILILISSLALLSCKARKTVEQNPAPAENVSSNKAFFETITKKDAFESLKITSKVNAETDRFIPTIDGTFYIENDQKIWANFSFLFMSQARANITPAGIKAYEKINKTYIDSNFDYINNLLKVNFIDYRALQNLLLGKTFIPVNEKDYTFLQNENGYLLNSAKNQIITVNGKTSEYKTSLEYSPELTLKKVFLQDIKNNNSLEVSYNDYEIFGSQKLPKSVKIIIKAQKTDQILIENTKFEFLKMETPFSIPTNYTKTEIK is encoded by the coding sequence ATGAAAAATTATATACTTATCCTTATTTCATCATTAGCTTTATTATCTTGTAAAGCTAGAAAAACCGTAGAACAAAATCCAGCTCCTGCAGAAAATGTAAGTTCTAATAAAGCTTTTTTCGAAACAATCACTAAAAAAGATGCTTTTGAAAGTTTAAAAATCACTAGCAAAGTCAATGCGGAGACAGACAGATTTATCCCAACTATTGATGGAACATTTTACATAGAAAATGACCAAAAAATTTGGGCAAATTTCTCATTTCTTTTTATGTCTCAAGCAAGAGCCAATATTACTCCTGCTGGAATCAAAGCCTACGAAAAGATAAATAAGACATATATTGATTCTAATTTTGACTACATCAATAATCTTTTGAAAGTTAATTTCATAGATTACAGAGCTTTACAAAATTTACTTCTCGGTAAAACCTTTATTCCTGTTAATGAAAAAGATTATACTTTTTTGCAAAATGAAAACGGTTATTTGCTGAATTCTGCTAAAAACCAAATTATCACCGTAAATGGTAAAACCAGTGAGTACAAAACTTCACTAGAATATTCTCCTGAATTGACTTTGAAAAAGGTATTTTTACAAGACATTAAAAACAATAATAGTCTAGAAGTGAGCTATAATGATTATGAAATTTTCGGTTCACAAAAACTCCCAAAAAGTGTTAAAATAATTATAAAAGCACAGAAAACAGACCAAATTTTAATAGAAAATACGAAATTTGAATTTTTGAAGATGGAAACTCCTTTTTCCATTCCTACTAATTATACAAAGACAGAAATTAAATGA
- the dut gene encoding dUTP diphosphatase, translating into MTIKVINKSKHALPKYQTALSAGMDLYANISEPITLKSLERRLISTGLFISLPEGYEAQVRPRSGLALKNGITVLNTPGTIDADYRGEIGVILVNLSAEEFTINDGDRIAQMIIAKHETATWEEVNTLEETERGEGGFGSSGVAKK; encoded by the coding sequence ATGACCATAAAAGTAATCAACAAATCAAAACACGCTTTACCAAAATACCAAACTGCACTTTCTGCAGGAATGGATTTATATGCTAATATTTCTGAACCCATCACGCTGAAATCTTTAGAGAGAAGATTAATCAGCACAGGCTTATTCATTTCACTTCCAGAAGGTTACGAAGCACAAGTAAGACCTAGAAGTGGACTTGCTCTAAAAAACGGAATTACGGTTCTGAATACCCCTGGAACAATAGACGCTGATTATCGTGGAGAAATTGGAGTAATTTTAGTAAATTTATCGGCCGAAGAATTTACCATCAATGACGGTGACAGAATCGCTCAAATGATTATTGCTAAACACGAAACCGCAACTTGGGAAGAAGTAAACACTTTAGAAGAAACAGAACGCGGAGAAGGTGGTTTTGGCAGTTCTGGAGTCGCTAAAAAATAA
- a CDS encoding murein hydrolase activator EnvC family protein: protein MMHKKLSLLLGLLAFSIFFSQQGRKEQLQKQNSELKKQIAAINATLAKARGEAKLSLAYLNDVNKKIALRERVYNNTQKEKRFIEDDIYLRQLEINKFNRELKVLRKEYADILVKAYKNKGVQNKVTFILSSRDLGEALRRVQYIKQYGEYQDKKAAEINQKATQIKKSIGLKQKSVKEKENLLNKQKQELAVIQVERKQKEVLLEEFKKNEAKLVGELRTKQAENKKVENAIRNLINEEIKAAKAKAEADKKAEAERIRLAKIAAEKEKAKIDAENKAKADALALAKKKAEEEERKATKLAREKAEAERVAKEKNDAEKIAKAEKEKKESEEKANAAKAKADEARNASKALADKTDKEKAAVEEKKMKDFGVGAITAGSNFAANKGKMSFPVPSGQVTERFGRQPHPVFKGITIENNGIKVVVPNGTRARCVFPGVVSNILVSGGAKTVLVKHGDYFSIYGNLENVNVAKNQQVSAGTTIGSIGTDFDGNFALDFQIWNGANPVNPLDWVSY from the coding sequence ATGATGCATAAGAAACTGAGTTTATTATTAGGATTACTAGCCTTTAGCATTTTCTTTTCTCAACAAGGAAGAAAAGAACAACTGCAAAAACAAAATTCAGAGCTAAAAAAACAAATTGCTGCCATTAATGCTACTCTTGCAAAAGCCAGAGGAGAAGCAAAATTATCTCTTGCTTATCTTAATGATGTCAATAAAAAAATTGCGCTCCGAGAAAGAGTTTATAATAACACTCAGAAAGAGAAAAGATTCATAGAAGATGACATCTACCTGCGTCAGTTAGAAATCAATAAATTTAACCGTGAACTAAAAGTTCTTCGTAAAGAATATGCTGATATTCTAGTAAAAGCATACAAGAACAAAGGCGTTCAAAACAAAGTAACCTTTATTCTTTCTTCTAGAGATTTAGGAGAAGCATTGAGAAGAGTTCAATACATCAAGCAATACGGAGAATATCAAGATAAAAAAGCAGCTGAGATTAATCAAAAAGCTACTCAAATCAAAAAATCTATCGGTTTAAAGCAAAAATCTGTAAAAGAGAAAGAAAACCTTCTTAATAAGCAAAAACAAGAACTCGCTGTAATTCAAGTAGAAAGAAAACAAAAAGAAGTACTTTTAGAAGAATTTAAGAAAAACGAGGCAAAACTGGTAGGAGAACTTAGGACTAAACAAGCCGAAAATAAAAAGGTAGAAAATGCCATCAGAAATCTCATCAATGAAGAGATAAAAGCGGCCAAAGCTAAAGCTGAAGCAGATAAAAAAGCAGAAGCAGAAAGAATAAGACTAGCAAAAATTGCCGCTGAAAAAGAAAAAGCAAAAATAGACGCTGAGAATAAAGCGAAAGCTGATGCACTTGCTCTTGCGAAGAAAAAAGCAGAAGAAGAGGAAAGAAAAGCTACAAAACTTGCCCGTGAAAAAGCGGAAGCAGAAAGAGTTGCCAAAGAAAAAAATGATGCCGAAAAAATAGCAAAAGCAGAAAAAGAGAAAAAAGAGTCTGAAGAAAAAGCAAATGCTGCTAAAGCAAAAGCTGATGAAGCTAGAAATGCATCAAAAGCATTAGCAGATAAAACAGATAAAGAAAAAGCAGCTGTTGAAGAGAAAAAAATGAAAGACTTCGGAGTGGGAGCAATTACCGCAGGAAGCAACTTCGCAGCGAATAAAGGAAAAATGTCTTTCCCTGTTCCTTCTGGTCAAGTTACTGAAAGATTTGGCAGACAACCGCACCCAGTTTTCAAAGGAATTACTATTGAAAATAACGGAATAAAAGTGGTAGTTCCAAACGGAACGAGAGCAAGATGTGTATTCCCAGGTGTTGTGAGCAACATTTTGGTAAGTGGTGGAGCAAAAACTGTATTGGTTAAACATGGAGACTACTTCAGTATCTATGGAAACTTAGAAAATGTAAACGTTGCCAAAAACCAACAAGTCTCTGCAGGAACCACCATTGGAAGTATCGGAACTGATTTTGATGGGAATTTTGCACTCGATTTTCAAATTTGGAATGGAGCCAATCCAGTTAATCCATTAGATTGGGTTTCGTATTAA
- a CDS encoding twin-arginine translocase TatA/TatE family subunit produces the protein MISPIIILSLSWQHILIVAIVLLLLFGGKKIPELMRGVGSGIKEFKDAVKEDEKKPEDKSQNPS, from the coding sequence ATGATTTCACCAATTATTATACTATCACTTTCTTGGCAGCATATCCTAATTGTTGCTATCGTACTTTTATTACTTTTCGGAGGTAAAAAAATTCCTGAATTAATGAGAGGAGTTGGTAGCGGAATTAAAGAATTTAAAGACGCTGTAAAAGAAGACGAAAAAAAGCCAGAAGATAAATCTCAAAATCCTTCTTAA
- a CDS encoding lipopolysaccharide biosynthesis protein — translation MKKILGDTLIYGIGAIMPRIILFVLNPLYIHYINTNDFAKFSNLYALISFVNIVLSFGFETAYFRFSAEKDNEKKTFNTSFWFMALLSALFLVSVLIFNQPIANYFGYEKNPEYIKWFAWIAFLDNLAVIPFAWLRFKGMPIKYTAVRILQSLFQTLVVVALFLWIPTEFSQKLGMKEKVSFPFFSNLMGSLLGAVLLSPIIFKVQLQFVKDLFFRMLKYAFPVMIAGLAFMVNENYALAIQMHHIPDSDAGAYGGTYKLAVLMTLFVTAYRMGIEPFFFKQMQSENAKNTYANVAEYFALFSSVVALGIITNISWLKLLFIPNKTYWIALDIIPIIVIANLFFGIYYNFSTWYKVTDKTHFGTIISWIGAGITIALNLLFLSKYGFMVSAWVKFSSYFLMMVLSYWLGQKYYPIDYKIKKMSFFIILLIVFSYITVEVFEYNFWLSNLLFIIYTTVLLYSEKKFILSKIKK, via the coding sequence ATTTACGGAATTGGAGCTATAATGCCGAGAATAATTTTATTTGTTCTCAATCCTTTATACATCCATTACATTAACACGAATGATTTCGCTAAGTTTTCTAATCTTTATGCATTAATTTCTTTTGTTAATATTGTTTTATCTTTTGGTTTTGAAACAGCTTACTTCAGATTTTCTGCTGAAAAAGACAATGAAAAGAAGACATTCAACACTTCTTTTTGGTTCATGGCTTTGCTTTCTGCATTATTTTTGGTTTCTGTATTGATTTTTAATCAACCAATAGCTAACTACTTTGGATACGAGAAAAACCCTGAATACATTAAATGGTTTGCTTGGATTGCTTTTTTAGACAATTTAGCTGTTATACCTTTTGCATGGCTTCGTTTTAAGGGAATGCCAATAAAATATACCGCGGTTAGAATTTTACAATCCTTATTCCAAACTCTTGTAGTAGTAGCACTTTTCCTTTGGATTCCTACAGAATTTTCTCAAAAATTAGGCATGAAAGAAAAAGTTTCTTTTCCATTTTTCAGTAATTTAATGGGAAGTTTATTGGGTGCAGTTTTGCTTTCTCCTATTATTTTCAAAGTTCAGCTTCAGTTTGTAAAAGATTTATTTTTTAGAATGCTGAAATACGCTTTTCCTGTGATGATTGCAGGCTTAGCATTTATGGTAAATGAAAATTATGCTTTGGCAATACAGATGCATCATATCCCTGATAGTGATGCGGGAGCTTATGGAGGAACTTATAAATTAGCAGTTTTGATGACGCTTTTTGTTACTGCTTACAGAATGGGAATAGAACCTTTCTTTTTCAAACAAATGCAAAGTGAAAACGCAAAAAATACTTATGCAAACGTAGCAGAATATTTTGCTCTTTTTTCTTCTGTAGTTGCACTGGGAATTATTACTAATATTTCTTGGTTAAAACTCTTATTTATTCCTAATAAAACATATTGGATAGCTTTAGATATTATTCCAATCATTGTAATTGCTAACTTATTTTTTGGGATTTATTATAACTTTTCTACTTGGTATAAAGTGACAGACAAAACACATTTCGGAACTATCATTTCTTGGATTGGAGCAGGTATCACAATCGCTCTAAACTTGTTATTCTTAAGCAAATACGGATTTATGGTTTCTGCATGGGTAAAATTCTCATCCTACTTTTTAATGATGGTACTTTCTTATTGGTTAGGACAAAAATATTATCCTATAGATTATAAAATTAAGAAAATGTCTTTCTTCATAATACTATTAATCGTATTTAGCTATATAACTGTAGAAGTTTTTGAATATAATTTTTGGTTAAGTAATTTATTATTCATTATTTACACCACAGTTTTATTATACTCTGAAAAGAAATTTATTTTATCAAAAATTAAAAAATAA
- a CDS encoding DUF4254 domain-containing protein, whose protein sequence is MSFTEHAWNIFNKSVEDYHLHDNVDFPINNPFENGSLEHLLYTKNWIDTVQWHLEDIIRDENIDPVEALQLKRTIDASNQKRTDLVEYIDSYFFQKYQNITPKSDAKINTETVAWAIDRFSILVLKVYHMNQEATRESATEEHRAKCTEKLNVLLEQKEDLSQAIDQLLLDIENGDVKMKVYKQMKMYNDESLNPILYQKSNS, encoded by the coding sequence ATGTCTTTTACCGAACACGCATGGAATATCTTCAACAAATCTGTTGAAGATTATCATTTACATGATAACGTAGACTTTCCTATAAATAATCCATTCGAAAATGGCAGTTTGGAACATCTTTTGTATACTAAGAATTGGATAGATACCGTACAATGGCATTTAGAAGATATCATTAGAGACGAAAATATTGATCCGGTAGAAGCACTACAATTGAAAAGAACAATTGATGCTTCTAACCAAAAAAGAACTGATTTGGTGGAATATATTGACAGTTATTTTTTCCAAAAATATCAAAATATCACGCCTAAATCAGACGCTAAAATCAATACAGAAACAGTGGCTTGGGCAATTGATAGATTTTCAATTCTCGTTTTGAAAGTTTATCACATGAACCAAGAAGCTACTAGAGAATCTGCCACAGAAGAACATAGAGCAAAATGTACAGAAAAACTCAATGTACTTCTAGAGCAGAAAGAAGATTTAAGCCAAGCGATTGATCAATTACTTTTAGATATAGAAAACGGTGATGTTAAGATGAAGGTATACAAACAAATGAAGATGTATAATGACGAAAGTCTTAACCCTATCCTTTATCAAAAATCTAATTCATAA
- a CDS encoding sugar phosphate nucleotidyltransferase: protein MKIIVPMAGRGSRLRPHTLTVPKPLIPIAGKPIVQRLVEDIAKVAGENIDEIAFIIGDFGPEVEQSLIEIAEKLGAKGSVYTQDEPLGTAHAIKCAEQSMQGDVVVAFADTLFRADFKLDTNSDGVIWVKKVADPSAFGVVKLDDYGFITDFVEKPQTFVSDLAIIGIYYFKSAEKLMEEINYIMSNDIKVGGEYQLTTALENLRQKGAKFSLGKVDDWMDCGNKNATVETNGKILQYEKEEFANFPASAEIENSLIIPPCFIGENVKIKNSKIGPYVSLGNGTCVENSNIENSLIQEKTVINHGNLSNSMIGSNAQYFGVSREISLGDYSVLDFLSKGND from the coding sequence ATGAAAATAATAGTTCCAATGGCAGGACGTGGTTCTAGACTAAGACCACACACACTTACCGTTCCAAAACCATTAATTCCTATTGCAGGAAAACCGATTGTACAAAGATTAGTAGAAGATATAGCAAAAGTAGCTGGCGAAAACATAGATGAAATAGCATTTATCATAGGAGATTTCGGACCAGAAGTTGAACAATCTTTAATAGAAATTGCAGAAAAACTAGGAGCAAAAGGAAGCGTTTATACGCAAGACGAACCTCTAGGAACAGCTCACGCTATAAAATGCGCAGAACAATCTATGCAAGGAGACGTAGTCGTAGCATTTGCGGATACCCTTTTCCGTGCCGATTTTAAACTAGATACCAATTCTGATGGAGTGATTTGGGTAAAAAAAGTAGCCGATCCTTCTGCTTTTGGTGTTGTAAAATTAGACGATTATGGCTTCATCACTGATTTTGTAGAAAAACCACAAACTTTCGTTTCAGATTTAGCAATTATTGGAATTTATTATTTCAAATCTGCTGAAAAATTGATGGAAGAAATTAATTATATCATGAGTAATGATATAAAAGTAGGTGGTGAATATCAATTGACTACAGCTCTTGAAAATCTTCGTCAAAAAGGAGCTAAATTCTCTCTAGGAAAAGTAGATGATTGGATGGATTGTGGAAATAAAAATGCAACTGTAGAAACCAATGGTAAAATCCTTCAATACGAAAAAGAAGAATTTGCAAATTTCCCAGCATCAGCAGAAATAGAAAACAGTCTTATTATTCCGCCATGTTTTATCGGGGAAAATGTAAAAATTAAAAATTCTAAAATTGGGCCTTATGTTTCTTTAGGAAATGGAACTTGTGTAGAAAATTCTAATATCGAAAATTCTTTGATTCAAGAGAAAACAGTCATCAATCATGGTAATTTAAGCAACTCTATGATTGGTAGTAACGCACAATACTTTGGCGTTTCTAGAGAAATTTCCTTAGGAGATTATTCGGTGCTAGATTTTTTATCAAAAGGAAATGATTAA